In one Leptospira fletcheri genomic region, the following are encoded:
- a CDS encoding neutral/alkaline non-lysosomal ceramidase N-terminal domain-containing protein, whose product MNIVQNNKKKIGLAIVVLVQSIFFLVSCGSTAQFKIAYKKPVGNSAAKGLIAGASKVDLTPPPGMPLAGYSMLAETEQGFRTRIFARVFYIKKDASNPIVLIQSDLLSGSLLIHHLLAERLAAKTDISFGGIMFAGTHTHSAPANFYDNNFYNEFASNKPGFDKVWTKFVLDRLTTAVEEAYKTARPAKIASGKTSVWGLTRNRSLDAFRANKNSGITELKPEIQYEAINPELVMIRIDALDKDGKYKPLGAFSTFSVHGTTVSDSTEVVNADVFAYPERILERKIRKEFKPSWEPIHALNNSTHGDNSPDYRESMQGFIESKRIGDVLGRKAVELFESLGSSLHSDVTISYHSKEVDLYESPKFGDSEVCDRPYVGTALTAGAEDGKTPILNWAPFFAEGWPRWIFTEGCQGHKRIAGFKYLQPIVLPKSKFPHKLLFQSIRVGDTLILPLPFEVTKESGRRFVEAALRADNGVSKIKHASIISCANGYFGYVTTPEEYTRQHYEGGHTLYGPGTQPFLQAHVAALTKELPAVGGKEAFPVSWEYELDAKNHYPSEESFSGSRKIVENPELVMAEENQEKYWSFRYRDVGPSKISLHESLVSIEYKDETGDWKSLNTEGEATDDKGTDIEVKKVGGAGEGMAVYEVRWYNPEHLGRRKYRFRIESREKLPVFLSPEF is encoded by the coding sequence ATGAACATCGTTCAAAATAATAAGAAAAAAATAGGTTTAGCAATCGTCGTTCTGGTCCAGTCGATTTTCTTTCTGGTTTCATGCGGAAGTACGGCGCAATTTAAGATCGCTTACAAAAAACCGGTGGGAAATTCCGCGGCAAAAGGCCTGATTGCAGGCGCTTCTAAGGTGGACTTGACGCCTCCTCCCGGAATGCCTCTGGCGGGATATTCTATGCTTGCCGAAACGGAACAGGGATTTCGCACTCGGATTTTCGCTAGGGTTTTTTATATTAAAAAAGATGCAAGTAATCCTATCGTTTTGATCCAGAGCGATCTTTTGTCCGGTTCCCTACTGATTCATCATCTTTTGGCGGAAAGACTGGCTGCCAAAACCGATATTTCCTTCGGAGGAATCATGTTTGCGGGAACTCACACTCATTCTGCTCCCGCGAATTTCTATGATAATAATTTTTATAACGAATTTGCCTCCAACAAGCCCGGATTCGATAAAGTTTGGACGAAATTCGTTTTGGATCGTTTGACCACTGCAGTGGAGGAAGCTTACAAAACGGCCAGACCGGCAAAGATCGCGTCCGGGAAAACTTCCGTCTGGGGACTTACAAGAAACCGATCCTTGGATGCGTTTCGGGCGAATAAAAATTCAGGAATTACCGAGCTGAAACCGGAAATCCAGTATGAGGCGATTAATCCTGAGCTGGTCATGATACGAATCGATGCTCTGGACAAGGACGGCAAATATAAGCCCTTGGGCGCTTTCAGCACGTTCTCCGTTCACGGAACTACCGTCTCCGATTCTACGGAAGTCGTGAATGCCGACGTGTTCGCTTATCCGGAAAGAATATTGGAAAGAAAAATCCGTAAGGAATTCAAACCTAGTTGGGAGCCGATCCATGCGCTTAACAATTCCACCCATGGCGATAATTCCCCTGATTATCGCGAATCTATGCAGGGTTTTATCGAATCTAAACGAATCGGCGATGTATTGGGAAGGAAGGCTGTCGAACTTTTCGAGTCCCTAGGTTCGTCTTTGCATTCGGATGTAACGATTTCCTATCATTCGAAAGAAGTGGATCTTTATGAATCTCCGAAATTCGGAGATTCGGAAGTTTGCGATCGCCCATACGTAGGCACTGCTTTGACTGCAGGAGCGGAAGACGGGAAAACTCCTATTCTGAACTGGGCGCCTTTCTTTGCGGAAGGTTGGCCGAGATGGATTTTTACGGAAGGCTGTCAGGGACACAAGCGCATTGCCGGGTTCAAATATCTTCAGCCGATCGTATTGCCGAAATCTAAATTTCCACATAAGCTTCTTTTTCAGTCGATTCGTGTAGGGGACACCTTGATACTTCCTCTGCCTTTCGAGGTCACTAAAGAATCGGGCAGACGTTTCGTGGAAGCCGCGCTGCGTGCCGACAACGGGGTTTCTAAAATCAAACATGCGTCCATTATCAGTTGTGCTAACGGCTATTTTGGATACGTTACCACTCCGGAAGAATACACTCGCCAGCATTATGAAGGAGGTCATACTCTTTACGGACCAGGCACGCAACCTTTTTTGCAGGCTCATGTTGCCGCTCTTACAAAAGAATTACCCGCAGTAGGCGGTAAGGAGGCGTTCCCCGTTTCCTGGGAATATGAACTCGACGCAAAGAACCATTATCCTTCGGAAGAATCCTTTTCCGGGTCCAGAAAGATCGTTGAAAATCCCGAATTGGTAATGGCCGAGGAAAACCAAGAGAAATATTGGAGTTTCAGATACCGGGATGTCGGTCCTTCCAAGATCAGTTTACACGAATCTTTAGTATCCATAGAATACAAGGATGAAACGGGAGACTGGAAATCTCTTAATACTGAGGGTGAAGCGACAGATGACAAAGGAACCGACATAGAGGTTAAAAAAGTCGGAGGCGCGGGGGAGGGAATGGCCGTTTACGAAGTTAGATGGTATAACCCGGAGCATCTCGGTCGGAGAAAATATAGATTCCGGATCGAATCCCGCGAGAAATTGCCTGTTTTCCTTTCTCCGGAATTTTAA
- the gcvT gene encoding glycine cleavage system aminomethyltransferase GcvT: MSQWKTTPLHEEHRVLGAKMIPFGGWDMPVQYSGIIAEHLATREAAGLFDVSHMGEIFLEGEPQELLQYLESVTCNSVSSLQNGQVQYNAVINEQGGLVDDITLYKFDEHKYMICANASNVDAVYGYLSSKLTTPGIKLQNQSEKWHQIAIQGPKADKILSSYLKRDLSSIGYYKFLLTSFQGEEIILSRTGYTGEDGFEIYSSIPMGKKLWKELLECGRAEGLIPVGLGARDTLRIEAKYPLYGHELNESRSPVQSGIGWIVKEKEIRFPEYESIIEEKKKGAPRKITAFELKEAGVPRENMKVFDEDGTEIGITTSGTFSPSLKKGLGLAWIDSDKIQHGHKILIEIRGQNKQAVVYTQPFVPGSIRKN, from the coding sequence ATGTCCCAATGGAAAACAACCCCGCTGCACGAAGAGCACCGAGTTCTCGGCGCCAAGATGATTCCTTTCGGAGGCTGGGATATGCCGGTCCAATATTCAGGAATCATTGCGGAACACCTTGCTACGAGAGAAGCCGCCGGCCTATTCGATGTTTCGCATATGGGCGAAATTTTTTTGGAAGGAGAACCGCAGGAACTCCTGCAATATCTGGAATCCGTCACCTGCAATTCGGTGTCGTCCCTTCAAAACGGACAAGTTCAGTACAATGCGGTCATCAACGAACAAGGCGGACTGGTCGACGACATTACTTTATACAAATTCGACGAACATAAATATATGATCTGTGCCAATGCATCGAATGTGGATGCGGTGTATGGATATTTATCCTCCAAGTTGACGACTCCCGGGATCAAATTGCAAAATCAGAGCGAAAAATGGCACCAAATCGCGATTCAAGGCCCGAAAGCGGACAAGATTTTATCTTCCTACTTAAAACGAGATCTTTCTTCGATCGGATATTATAAATTCCTCTTAACGTCCTTCCAGGGAGAAGAGATTATTTTGTCCAGAACTGGTTATACCGGAGAGGACGGTTTTGAGATTTACAGTTCAATCCCGATGGGTAAAAAACTTTGGAAGGAACTTCTGGAATGCGGGAGAGCGGAAGGTCTGATCCCGGTCGGGTTGGGTGCAAGAGACACATTACGCATAGAGGCGAAATATCCCTTATACGGTCACGAACTGAACGAGTCGCGTTCTCCGGTGCAATCCGGAATCGGTTGGATTGTTAAAGAAAAAGAGATTCGGTTCCCGGAATACGAATCGATCATCGAAGAGAAAAAGAAAGGGGCTCCTCGCAAGATTACCGCATTCGAACTAAAGGAAGCCGGAGTTCCTAGGGAGAATATGAAGGTATTCGATGAAGACGGAACGGAAATCGGAATCACCACTTCCGGGACCTTTTCGCCTTCGTTGAAAAAAGGATTAGGACTGGCGTGGATCGACTCGGATAAAATCCAGCACGGACACAAAATTCTGATCGAAATCCGAGGACAGAATAAACAGGCGGTAGTATATACCCAGCCTTTCGTTCCGGGAAGCATTCGGAAAAACTAA
- the gcvH gene encoding glycine cleavage system protein GcvH: protein MAITNPPPGYKFTEKHEWVKVEGDTALIGISDYAQAALGDIVYVDLPKPGKTIKQFDSFGTIESVKAAEDLYAPISGEVSQTNSALATNPAQVNSDPFGAWMIRINGINPAELEKLLAPEAYREYVSKLD, encoded by the coding sequence ATGGCAATCACCAACCCACCACCAGGATACAAATTTACCGAAAAACACGAATGGGTAAAGGTGGAAGGAGATACGGCTCTTATCGGAATCTCGGACTATGCACAAGCGGCACTGGGAGATATCGTATATGTGGACCTTCCTAAACCGGGAAAAACGATCAAGCAATTCGACTCTTTCGGGACGATCGAATCCGTCAAGGCGGCGGAGGATCTGTACGCTCCGATCTCCGGAGAAGTCTCCCAAACGAATTCGGCACTCGCCACAAACCCGGCCCAGGTGAATTCGGATCCTTTCGGAGCCTGGATGATCCGTATCAATGGAATCAATCCGGCGGAGTTGGAAAAACTTCTGGCCCCGGAAGCATATAGAGAATATGTCAGCAAATTAGATTAG
- the gcvP gene encoding aminomethyl-transferring glycine dehydrogenase, giving the protein MNAATWNQTETSKQGDRLAPLDTFLRRHVGSDPTQIKEMLSTLGLSSLDELVAKSVPEGIRLSEELRLPEAFSERKTLNELRKIASKNRIFRSYIGAGYQGSVLPYVIQRNILENPGWYTAYTPYQAEISQGRLEALLNFQTMIMDLTGLEIANASLLDEATAAAEAAFLAFGLRKNETAKLLFVSELCHPQTIDVVRTRALPLGIEVKVGNHLSAELNEDYFGVIVQYPGTDGSIHDYERFFELAHNVGAHTICAADLLSLSLLKPPGEFGADVAVGTNQRFGLPFGFGGPHAGYFATKDEFKRNMPGRLVGVSKDSQGNPGLRLSLQTREQHIRRDKATSNICTAQVLLAVLSSMYAVYHGPKGIKEIALRIHRLTEVLAKNLKTQGWKICNPTYFDTLTIECGPKAASVLLSAREKGINLRDFQNGKIGIALDETVERKDLEDLLSAFGVSAPDLTATEESIPNEFLRKSEYLTHPIFHSHHTETKMLRYIRKLESRDLSLTTSMIPLGSCTMKLNATVEMLPVTWSEFSALHPFAPADQTEGYKTIFRQLESWLSQITGFPGISLQPNAGSQGEYAGLLAIRNYHISRGEGERNICLIPISAHGTNPASAAMAGFKVVVVACDSEGNVDIQDLKTKAQEHSKDLAALMVTYPSTHGVYEEPIKEICSIVHSHGGQVYMDGANMNAQVGITRPADIGADVCHLNLHKTFCIPHGGGGPGVGPIGVAEHLVPFLPGHPLVDNGTGNFHGAVSAAPWGSASIVLISWVYIALLGAKGLEQSTKMALLNANYIAKRLENHYPVLYKGKNGFVAHECILDLRPFKKTSGIEVEDAAKRLMDFGFHAPTMSFPVPGTFMIEPTESESKEELDRFCEAMITIHEEIKEIENGKSDPKDNPLKNSPHTAAMVISDHWKHPYSREKAAYPASWTREHKFWPYVGRIDNVYGDRNLVCSCLPMESYE; this is encoded by the coding sequence ATGAACGCAGCGACCTGGAACCAAACGGAAACATCGAAACAGGGAGATCGACTCGCTCCATTGGATACCTTTCTAAGAAGACATGTAGGCTCGGACCCGACGCAAATCAAGGAGATGCTATCCACTCTCGGACTCTCCAGCCTGGACGAACTGGTCGCTAAATCCGTTCCGGAAGGAATCCGATTGTCCGAAGAGCTCCGATTGCCGGAAGCCTTTTCCGAGCGCAAGACTTTGAACGAATTACGTAAGATCGCCTCTAAAAACAGGATTTTTCGTTCCTATATCGGCGCCGGTTACCAAGGAAGCGTTCTCCCCTACGTAATCCAAAGAAACATTTTGGAAAATCCGGGCTGGTATACCGCCTACACTCCTTATCAGGCGGAAATTTCTCAAGGTCGCCTGGAGGCTTTACTCAATTTTCAGACCATGATTATGGATCTGACCGGCTTGGAAATCGCAAACGCCTCCCTCTTAGACGAAGCGACTGCCGCTGCTGAGGCCGCTTTCCTTGCCTTCGGATTGCGAAAAAACGAAACTGCCAAATTGCTTTTCGTCTCGGAACTCTGCCATCCTCAAACCATAGACGTGGTTCGGACCCGTGCACTTCCGTTAGGAATCGAAGTGAAAGTAGGAAACCATTTGTCGGCGGAACTGAACGAAGATTACTTCGGAGTCATCGTACAATATCCAGGTACGGACGGAAGCATACACGATTACGAACGTTTCTTCGAACTCGCACATAATGTGGGCGCTCATACGATCTGCGCCGCGGACCTACTCTCCCTCTCTTTATTGAAACCGCCAGGAGAATTCGGTGCGGATGTCGCCGTCGGCACGAACCAAAGATTCGGGCTTCCCTTCGGATTCGGAGGTCCTCACGCGGGATACTTCGCTACCAAAGACGAATTCAAAAGAAATATGCCGGGACGATTGGTCGGAGTCTCTAAGGATAGCCAGGGAAATCCTGGGCTTCGCCTCTCCCTGCAGACCCGGGAACAGCACATACGAAGAGATAAGGCGACTTCCAATATCTGCACCGCCCAAGTCCTTTTAGCCGTTCTCTCCTCCATGTATGCCGTTTACCACGGACCTAAGGGTATCAAAGAAATCGCTCTACGGATCCATCGCTTAACGGAAGTACTTGCCAAGAACCTGAAAACCCAAGGATGGAAGATCTGCAATCCGACTTATTTCGATACATTGACGATCGAATGCGGTCCTAAAGCCGCCTCAGTTCTACTCTCTGCCAGGGAAAAAGGAATCAATCTGAGGGATTTCCAAAACGGAAAAATCGGGATCGCACTGGATGAAACGGTGGAAAGAAAAGATCTTGAGGATCTGCTTTCTGCGTTTGGCGTATCCGCTCCCGACCTGACTGCGACGGAGGAATCGATCCCGAACGAGTTTCTGCGGAAATCAGAATATCTGACTCACCCGATATTCCACTCGCATCATACTGAAACGAAAATGCTCCGGTATATTCGAAAATTGGAATCTAGAGACCTCTCCCTAACTACTTCCATGATTCCTCTCGGATCCTGTACGATGAAGCTGAATGCCACGGTGGAAATGCTCCCGGTGACATGGTCCGAATTCTCCGCTCTTCATCCGTTTGCGCCCGCAGATCAAACCGAAGGTTATAAAACGATATTCCGCCAATTGGAGTCCTGGCTCTCCCAAATCACCGGATTTCCGGGAATTTCTCTGCAACCGAACGCGGGTTCGCAGGGGGAGTATGCGGGACTTCTCGCGATTCGGAATTATCATATTTCGAGGGGCGAAGGGGAAAGAAATATTTGCCTCATCCCGATTTCTGCCCACGGTACCAATCCCGCTTCGGCCGCGATGGCAGGCTTTAAAGTGGTCGTGGTGGCCTGCGATTCCGAAGGAAATGTAGATATTCAAGATTTAAAAACCAAGGCCCAAGAACATTCCAAAGACTTGGCCGCGTTGATGGTCACGTACCCTTCTACGCATGGAGTGTACGAAGAGCCTATTAAGGAAATCTGTTCTATCGTTCATTCCCACGGAGGACAGGTCTATATGGACGGGGCAAATATGAACGCTCAAGTCGGAATCACGAGACCCGCCGACATCGGTGCGGACGTTTGCCACTTGAATCTTCATAAGACTTTTTGCATTCCCCACGGGGGCGGCGGACCAGGAGTGGGTCCGATCGGGGTTGCAGAACATCTTGTGCCCTTCTTGCCCGGCCATCCTTTGGTAGATAACGGAACGGGAAATTTCCACGGAGCGGTTTCTGCGGCGCCATGGGGAAGTGCGAGTATCGTCCTAATCTCTTGGGTCTACATCGCGCTTTTAGGAGCTAAAGGATTGGAGCAATCGACCAAGATGGCTCTCCTAAATGCGAATTACATCGCGAAGCGCCTGGAAAACCATTATCCGGTACTGTATAAAGGTAAAAACGGATTCGTGGCCCACGAATGCATCCTGGATCTTCGTCCGTTCAAAAAGACTTCCGGAATCGAAGTCGAAGACGCCGCCAAACGTCTGATGGACTTCGGATTCCACGCTCCTACCATGTCCTTTCCCGTACCGGGAACGTTCATGATAGAACCGACGGAATCGGAATCTAAGGAAGAATTGGATCGTTTTTGCGAAGCGATGATTACGATCCACGAAGAAATCAAGGAGATTGAAAACGGAAAATCCGATCCCAAAGACAATCCTTTGAAAAACTCTCCTCATACCGCGGCCATGGTAATTTCGGATCATTGGAAGCATCCTTACTCAAGGGAAAAAGCGGCCTATCCGGCAAGCTGGACCAGGGAACACAAATTTTGGCCCTATGTCGGAAGGATCGATAACGTTTACGGAGACAGAAATCTGGTATGCTCCTGCCTTCCTATGGAAAGTTACGAGTAA
- a CDS encoding c-type cytochrome, protein MKFRISLFTLLFYAIFLSDCSSNPGKEGAPPRTTEELKVFADLYWRQKCAACHGLTGSPPSETNPAPRKFGSFGMKMGFFFGGDKMRAGIFRTVRDGKNQVMPAFGKDLSEEKIWALVEKIERLPN, encoded by the coding sequence ATGAAATTCCGTATTTCTCTTTTTACCCTTTTATTCTACGCGATTTTTCTGAGTGATTGCAGTTCCAATCCTGGGAAGGAAGGCGCTCCCCCTCGAACCACCGAAGAATTGAAGGTTTTTGCCGATCTATATTGGCGTCAAAAATGTGCCGCTTGTCACGGTCTGACCGGAAGTCCCCCATCGGAAACGAATCCGGCCCCTCGAAAATTCGGAAGCTTCGGCATGAAAATGGGATTTTTCTTCGGCGGAGATAAAATGAGGGCGGGAATTTTCAGAACCGTACGAGACGGAAAAAATCAAGTCATGCCGGCCTTCGGAAAAGATCTGAGCGAAGAGAAGATTTGGGCCCTGGTGGAGAAAATCGAAAGATTACCGAACTAA
- a CDS encoding biosynthetic peptidoglycan transglycosylase: protein MNGQDLFPSRLESFFSRRNLFRISILVLTVFLIYYQTFPEKTILFSANHLKYLPENLESVELEPDWVRIEELPPGSLDYLVEVEDARFYRHGGYSLSDIQSSVLQAVLLFRKLRGASTIDQQLARTLFLSRDKTFSRKLREIRIAQALDGELGKKGILEYYLNLVYWGRGINGIQKSSRYYFGKAPGNLELKEFKALVQILKKPDTYSREEVRSLAELL, encoded by the coding sequence ATGAACGGACAAGATCTTTTCCCGTCGCGCCTCGAATCCTTTTTTTCGCGCCGGAATTTATTCAGAATATCGATCTTAGTTTTGACCGTATTTTTGATCTATTACCAGACCTTTCCGGAAAAAACCATTCTGTTTTCCGCGAACCATCTCAAGTATTTACCGGAAAATTTGGAATCGGTGGAATTGGAACCGGACTGGGTTAGAATCGAAGAGCTTCCTCCCGGGAGTTTGGATTATCTGGTCGAAGTAGAGGATGCGCGCTTTTATAGGCACGGAGGGTATTCGCTTTCCGATATACAGTCCTCCGTCTTGCAAGCAGTCCTGCTGTTCCGCAAGTTGAGAGGAGCCAGCACCATAGACCAGCAATTGGCTCGGACATTGTTCTTATCGCGAGACAAGACTTTTTCCAGAAAGTTACGGGAAATCAGGATCGCACAGGCGTTGGACGGAGAACTCGGAAAAAAGGGGATTCTGGAATATTACCTAAATCTGGTTTACTGGGGAAGAGGAATCAACGGTATTCAAAAATCCTCCCGGTATTATTTCGGAAAAGCTCCCGGAAATTTGGAATTGAAAGAATTCAAAGCCTTGGTGCAAATATTAAAAAAACCGGATACATACTCCCGAGAAGAAGTGCGTTCTTTGGCAGAACTACTTTAG
- a CDS encoding RibD family protein, with protein sequence MNLPRVSINMAMTLDGKVVRPDGKWYGLSSRMDKRRMDEIRAEADALILGKNSLLNDDPVTHIRYVPDAIEPRPILLVRNGSLPTDRKVFVHSKKKPLLFCTEKNEKEVRADLSDLAEIRTAGKEDIAIEKILSELYDLGHRNVLLEGGPRLNDSFLRTNLVHRLYLTIVPFLIGQSDLTSITDGKSAFPNFDSARWRLASCESKEDEIFLIYEKYSL encoded by the coding sequence ATGAATCTGCCGCGAGTTTCCATTAATATGGCCATGACCTTGGACGGAAAGGTCGTTCGACCGGACGGGAAATGGTACGGACTTTCCTCCCGAATGGATAAAAGAAGGATGGATGAAATCCGCGCGGAAGCCGACGCCCTGATCCTCGGAAAGAACAGCCTTTTGAACGACGATCCGGTCACTCATATTCGTTATGTGCCTGACGCGATCGAACCCAGACCGATCCTACTCGTTCGAAACGGATCCCTGCCTACCGATCGCAAGGTCTTCGTTCATTCCAAGAAAAAACCCCTTTTGTTTTGTACCGAAAAAAACGAGAAAGAAGTCCGCGCAGATTTATCCGATCTTGCGGAAATTCGAACGGCTGGAAAAGAAGACATAGCGATCGAGAAAATATTAAGCGAATTATACGACCTAGGACATCGAAACGTGTTGTTGGAAGGGGGACCGAGATTGAATGATTCCTTTTTGCGGACGAACCTTGTCCATAGGCTGTACCTGACGATCGTACCTTTTTTAATCGGACAATCCGATCTCACCTCGATCACGGACGGAAAATCGGCTTTTCCGAATTTCGATTCTGCCCGCTGGAGATTGGCATCCTGCGAATCGAAAGAGGACGAAATTTTCCTAATCTACGAAAAGTATTCCTTATGA
- a CDS encoding (2Fe-2S)-binding protein — MNSSDFNQIDLNSLMRPRKVCVCNQVSEEEILNSIRRGNDTLGKLMQDTRCCTGCGTCRGAVSKLLAQTLAARTE, encoded by the coding sequence ATGAATTCCTCGGATTTTAATCAGATCGATTTGAATTCCTTGATGCGACCGCGGAAAGTCTGCGTTTGCAATCAAGTTTCCGAGGAAGAGATATTGAATTCCATCCGAAGAGGAAACGACACACTGGGAAAATTAATGCAAGATACCCGTTGTTGTACCGGATGCGGAACTTGTCGCGGTGCCGTGAGTAAGTTGCTTGCCCAAACCTTAGCCGCACGCACAGAATGA
- a CDS encoding MFS transporter, whose protein sequence is MQVTKRAPLREILGWCMFDFANSSYTTVIISVTYGVVFSQLIVPSSANSQNPYETGNFLWGLALAFSYLIVVITGPIFGAVTDYSAKKKTFLFWSYIFCVITTAALWFVVSPGQFGLAFLLIILSNFFFASGENFASSFLPFLGPKEQLGKISGYAWGVGYFGGIAAVALVDTLGEPVPANYDNMRLVGPYTAFFFLLAGVPTFLLLKEYSVGNPKPEGISYLKIGIDRVQSTLKDIQHFRDMAVYLVSLFFAMAALGVVISFAFIYGTQEIKMEKEHRIAMFLFIQLFAALGAVMFGFLQDKIGALKTFNMTLVVWIVCLLLIYWVKELVSLIHSIGFDISVQWTFVGITVLAGSGLGSTQSASRAIIGIFSPESKSGEFYGLWGLSGKVAAAFGLVAVSVLQTLLSLRNAFLAVCVFFLISLLVNLLVDEERGIKQSDEYEKRHKKA, encoded by the coding sequence ATGCAGGTTACAAAGCGCGCGCCTCTGCGGGAGATTCTTGGGTGGTGCATGTTCGATTTTGCCAATTCAAGTTACACGACCGTTATTATCAGCGTTACTTACGGAGTGGTTTTCAGCCAGTTAATCGTTCCCTCTTCTGCAAATTCTCAAAATCCCTATGAAACGGGAAATTTTCTCTGGGGCCTAGCGCTCGCTTTTTCCTACCTGATCGTAGTAATTACAGGACCGATCTTCGGAGCGGTCACGGACTATTCTGCAAAAAAAAAGACGTTCCTATTCTGGAGTTATATTTTCTGCGTAATAACTACTGCAGCTCTCTGGTTCGTTGTTTCTCCTGGACAATTCGGTCTCGCCTTTCTCTTGATCATCCTTTCCAATTTCTTTTTTGCCTCCGGGGAAAATTTCGCGTCCAGCTTTCTTCCTTTTCTAGGCCCGAAAGAGCAATTAGGAAAGATTTCCGGTTATGCCTGGGGAGTAGGGTATTTCGGAGGAATCGCAGCTGTCGCCCTAGTGGATACTTTGGGAGAACCGGTCCCTGCCAATTACGATAACATGAGGTTAGTCGGCCCGTATACGGCCTTCTTTTTCTTGCTGGCAGGAGTTCCCACTTTTCTTCTCCTAAAGGAATATTCCGTAGGTAACCCGAAACCCGAAGGAATCAGCTATTTGAAAATAGGCATCGATCGAGTACAAAGCACGCTGAAGGACATACAACATTTCCGCGATATGGCGGTTTATCTGGTATCTCTGTTCTTTGCCATGGCTGCATTAGGAGTAGTGATCAGTTTCGCATTCATTTACGGAACGCAGGAGATCAAGATGGAAAAGGAACATAGAATCGCCATGTTCCTTTTCATCCAGCTTTTTGCCGCCCTCGGTGCGGTTATGTTCGGCTTTCTGCAGGATAAGATAGGAGCATTAAAAACTTTTAATATGACGCTGGTGGTATGGATCGTATGTCTTCTGCTGATTTATTGGGTAAAGGAGCTCGTAAGTCTGATCCATTCCATAGGTTTTGATATTTCGGTCCAATGGACTTTCGTAGGAATTACCGTGCTCGCCGGAAGCGGGTTAGGTTCCACTCAATCCGCCAGTCGGGCGATCATCGGGATTTTTTCCCCCGAATCGAAATCCGGTGAATTCTACGGACTTTGGGGCCTTTCGGGTAAGGTGGCTGCCGCTTTCGGCTTGGTGGCGGTTAGCGTTTTACAAACTCTATTGTCGTTGCGGAACGCTTTTTTAGCGGTTTGCGTTTTTTTCCTGATTTCCCTTTTGGTGAATTTACTTGTGGATGAGGAGAGAGGAATCAAACAGTCCGACGAATACGAAAAGCGGCATAAGAAAGCCTGA
- a CDS encoding LIC13212 family protein translates to MKTRALIIFSLLFAALRLQAAPKLLTMEEREVERQIEAIRKAGFSDIEIDNLHASISENIFKINKILQMDTTKKALRYIGDEPQEMIQFLKTDRDNKPYLEIDMGSGESFWDFPKTYLYNARIFIYPGATPDKLEKIIMQFKRTNSNGEIFVREMRRVINSDPKGPQVSGEGKRTPNNNKEIRLEYYSSYDTDFIWPDTPTQPLQPGVETKLHDETNPLPYNKQKLIILTYKKYLRKVDKNVRHKLSDLELNQKRLISKMLEFQ, encoded by the coding sequence ATGAAAACCCGAGCCCTGATTATTTTCTCCCTTTTATTTGCCGCGCTCCGACTACAAGCCGCGCCCAAGTTATTGACCATGGAGGAACGGGAAGTAGAGCGTCAGATCGAAGCGATCCGCAAAGCAGGTTTTTCCGACATAGAAATCGATAATTTACACGCCTCCATTTCGGAAAACATCTTTAAAATCAATAAGATACTTCAGATGGACACCACTAAGAAGGCTCTGAGATACATCGGGGACGAACCGCAGGAGATGATCCAATTTCTGAAGACAGATCGGGATAATAAACCTTACCTGGAAATAGATATGGGATCCGGCGAATCTTTCTGGGATTTTCCCAAGACCTATCTATATAACGCGCGAATTTTCATCTACCCCGGCGCAACTCCCGATAAATTGGAAAAGATCATCATGCAGTTCAAGAGGACGAATTCCAACGGGGAAATTTTCGTCCGTGAAATGCGTCGGGTGATCAATTCGGATCCGAAAGGACCCCAAGTAAGTGGGGAAGGAAAACGTACACCGAATAACAATAAGGAAATCCGCCTGGAGTATTACTCCAGTTATGACACGGATTTTATCTGGCCGGACACTCCTACTCAGCCCCTCCAGCCCGGGGTAGAGACGAAGCTTCACGACGAGACGAATCCGCTTCCTTACAATAAACAGAAATTGATCATTCTGACCTACAAAAAATATCTTCGAAAAGTGGATAAGAACGTACGTCACAAACTATCGGATCTTGAATTGAATCAGAAACGTCTGATCTCCAAAATGCTCGAGTTCCAATAA